AAATGGCGTCGTTCCACTCGCGCCCGAAGCCGGGCAGGCCGCGCCGGTTAGGCGCCACCACGATGTAGCCGTTGGCGGCCATCAGCTGGAAATTCCAGCGGTAGCTCTGGCTCTGGGTGATGGGACTTTGCGGGCCGCCCTGGCAGTAGAGCAGGGTGGGGTACTTCTTGCTGGGGTCGAAATCGGGCGGGTAAATGACGTACACCTGCATCTGCTTGCCGTCGGTGGTGGTCACGCGGCGGTCTTCCACCTTGCCCAATTTGATGCCGGCTAGTTCCTGCTGGTTGATGGTGGTGAGCGGGGTTTCCTTGCCGGTTTTCAGGTCGAGCCGCACGAGGTCGGCGAAGGCTGAGAGGGTGGTGCGGTTGGCCACGGCCCGGTCCTTGCCCACCAGCTCGAAGGTGTTGTAGTTCTGCGGCCCACTGGTAATCTGGCGGATTTTGCCGCCCTTGCTCGGTATCGAAAACAGCTGCTCGGTGCCCGTCACCACAGCCACGAAGTAGAGGGTTTTGCCGTCGGCACTCCAGCGCACGTTGGCCGCGCTCAACTCCGAGCCTTTGGTGATGTCAACCCGCTTCTTGCTGGCAAAATCATAGACCACAATGCCGTTGCGGTCGCTTTCGAAGCCGGGCGTGGCCATGCTCAGCCAAGCCACCTGGCGGCCGTCGGGCGAGAAATTAGGCTCGGTGTCGTAGCCGCCCAAGCCCTCGCTCAGGTTCACGGTTTTGCCGTCGTGGATGTCGTAGAGGTAAATATCCGAGTTGGTGCTTTCGGCTTCGGCCTTGCCCGTGAGCTTGCGGCTGGTGTAGGCCAGGCGGTAGCCGTCGGACGCGAAGGCCAGCTGCTCGGCGCCGCCGTCGGGCATCAGCGGCGAGTCGAACTTCTCGCCGGCCATCACGTCCTTGCCGTAGCCGGTGGGCTTGCCGTCGGGGCCCAGCGGCTGGAAAAACACGTGGCTGGCCAGGTGGTCGTCCCACACGTTCCAGTGGCGGTAGTTCAGGTCGTCGATGATTTTGGCGTCGGCCTTAGGCAGGTCCGGGAACAGGTCCAGCGTAGTGGGGCCCGATTTTACGTCCTGAGTGTAGAGGATGAAATTCGCCTTGGACGCATACTTGAGGTTGCCGAGGCCTTGCTCCGGAAACTCGCTGAGCTTGGCTTTGCCCGAGCCGTCGGCGTTTATCACGTAGAGCTGGTCGGTGCCGCTTTCGCCGGAGAGGTAGGTCAGCTTGCCGTCGGGGCGCCAGTTCAGGGTGCTTTCCGAGCCGGGCGTGTCGGTGAGCTTTTGGGCTGGCCCGCCGGCCACGGGCACGGTGTAGATGTCGGCGTTGCCCTTGTTCTCGGCCAGGTTGTACTTGGTCACGGTGTAGGCCACGGTCTTGCCATCGGGCGAGACGTGCATCTCGCCCAGCCGGCCCAGCTGCCAGAGTTTTTCGGGGGTCAGTACGGTGGGATTTTTAGGAGTGAGCCACCAGCGGCAGCAAGGCCAAGGCAGCGGAGACGAGCTTGTTCATGCCCGAAAATTAAGCCGCGCCGCGGAATGAACATTGACCCGCATTTCCGCGCCTCCTGTAACGCTGAGCGCCGCGAAGCATCTTTACCTCAGTACTAATCCAATCGCCTGTTTAATCGGCTGTCATGCTGACGAAGGAAGCATCTTATCACCTTAGAACGAGTCGTGCTGACCTGATAAGATGCTTCCTTCGTCAGCATGACAAATGGCGCGAGCGAGATGCTTCGCTGCGCTCTGCATGACAGACGCGAGCTCAGCATGACGTTCTATCATTACCGCAGTGGCCAACAAAAAGCCTCGTCAATTCAATTGACGAGGCTTCTCCTTTTGAAATAGATTAGCTCAACTGGCTGGTGCTTGACCGCCAGCCGATATTATTTGCTTGGTTTTTTGCGTCCGGAGCCGCCGGGCTGTTTCCCGCCGCCGTCCTTTTTATTGACGGTAGCCCAGGCGCGGGCCTCGGCTTCGTCCTTGGGAATGCCGCGGTTCTCGTAGCCTTCTTCGATGTGTTCGGCCTGACGCTTCTGCTTGTCGGTGTACTTCGACTTATCTCCCTGAGGCATGGCAGTAGATGATTGAAAAGTGAAAGGAACGCGGCCCGGGGCGCCGAACCGCCGTATTTTTACGCGCACGGTGGGGGAGCGGTTCGGTTGAGCTAATTATCTTCGTCCCCGGTCCGGGCCTTTCTATTTTACTATGCGCCACGTCGCCGACATACCCCATCCCAGTGTCAAAATCACGCTTTTGGCGTGGAACGGCAAGTTCCTGCTCAAGCTGGAGCAGGGCAACCTGGAGCAGACCTACAAGGTGGCGGAACTGGACCTGCTCACGGGCACCGATGCCGAAGTGCGCGAGTTGCTGGACGAAGAGTTTCTCACGGTGGCCATTGCCCGCTTCCAGGCCATGCGCGCCGATTTGCAGGCCGCCTTCGAACGCCACGAATTGCGCTAAGGTCACTTTTACGCTACCCTTCCCATGCAAAAACTATGTGCCCTGCTGCTGGCCCTCGCGGGCCTGCTCACCGCCGCCCCAGCCACGGCCCAGCTCTACGACGTGCGCGCCGGCGAAGTGAACTACAACAAAGGCGCCCGGCCGGCCCTGAAGGTGCAGGTGGACGGCAAAGCCTCCGACGTGCGCGATTTTCTTCAAAGCTGGATGAAGAGCAACTACAACATCCGGTTCAAGAGCGGCGGCGTGCTGGGCATTGGCAAAAACGACGTGCTGGTAGCCCGCCAAACCCCGGCCAGCTCAATTTCCGGCAAGCTTGTCGACATCTACGCTTCCGTGGTGGCGCCCGCCGATTCGGTGTCGGAAGTGGCCCTGTTCGGCGGCTTCGACGACCACACGTTCTTCGACCCCGACAAAACCGCCACCGAGTACGGTGCCCTGCGCACCATGGCCCAGAACTTTGCCAGCGCGGCCCGCCTCAACGCCTACCGCACCATGATTGCGGACGCCGAAAAGAAGGTTAAAACCGCGGAAAAGGAAAAAGAGAAGCTCGAAAAGAACCGCGTGTTTCTGCAAAACAACACGACTTCGAACCTGGCCCGCATCGAGGAATTGAAGAAGAAAAACGCCGAAAACCTGCTGCAGTCGCGCGCCGACTCGGTTTCGCTGATTAAGAACTCCCAGGTGCTGGAGCAGAGCCGGATGCGGCTGCAGCAGCGCCGCGACCGCCTCTCGGCCCTGGACCGGAAAAACTAGCCCCGGCGCGGCCCGTACTCAGGTCATGGAAAACCCATCTTCTCCCCTCGACACCCTGCGCCAGCTCAAGGAGATGCTGGATGCGGGTGCCCTCACGCCCTCCGAATTTGAGGCCCTGAAGCAGCGGCTGGTTTTCACCGCGCCCAGTGTTTCGCCCCCGGCCCCCACCGCAACTGAGCCGGTGGCGCCGGCGCCAGTGCCCGCCGCTCCCATAGCCCCGGTTGTTCCCCCGTTGTATCAGCCCACGGCTCCGCCTTCCCCACCCGCCGCGCCGCCGTCTCCACCAGCGGCCACGCAGCTCCCGCGCTACGAAGACGTCCCGCTGAACTCGACGCTGAGTGCCGGCTTGCCGGTTTCGGCCCGAGCCGAGCCGGCCAGCCACGCGGCCATACCGCCGAAGCCGCAGCCTATTGCTCCCGAGCCCTTTCCTCCCATTGAGCCACGGGTCGATGCCGACGCGCGCTGGGTGGCCAATGAAATCCCGGAGGCTGAAGCGCGGGCGCCCCGCAGTCCGCTGGCGCTGATTTTGTCAATTGGCGGCTTGCTCGCCTTTCTGGGGCTGGTGATGTACCTGTCGTCTAGCCGGCACCCTTCGGAGCGCATCTCCAGCACCAGCCAGACCGCGGCCGATTCTTTGGCAGCCCCGGCGGTGGAAACCGGGCCCCAAGCGGCCCCGATGGCCCCGCAGAATACGGCCGCGCCCGAAACCATCCGCGTGCGGCCCACCAACCCAGCGCCGCCGGTGCAGCGCCGCCCCGCCGCGCCCGTTCGCGACTCGGCCGTGGTGGTGCCGCCCGCCGCTACCGCCCCGGCCGATTCGGCCGCTACCCCGTAGCGCCCGAGCAGCCCCCCACCGATGCAGCTGGGTGCTCAATCTCAACACGCTGGCCTTGCGGCCGTATGCTAAACCTCCGTCATCACTGGCGGAGGTTTTCTTTTTCTATCCTCAACACCCGCAACTATGGCATTCACTCACCTCCTTCGGCCCGTGGGGCTGGCCGTGCTGGCGGCTACCGGCCTGCAGCTGGGCAGCTGCTCGTCGCCCGCCAACAACGAATCGCAAAGCATTGCCGTGGCCGCCGGGCCCGACTCCACCAAGGCCGGCGCCAACTCGCCGCTGCGGGTAGTGGCCCAATTTTCGGGCCCGCAAATGGTGGGCGTGGCCGTGGCCCCCGGCGGCAAGATATTCGCCTGCTTTCCGCGCTGGGACTACAACCCCGTGTATCCAATTGCCGCCGTGGGGCCCAACAATACCCTCACGCCCTATCCCAACGCCAGTTGGTGCACCTGGACCGACTCCGTGAAAAACGAACCCCAGAAGCACTGGATTTGCCCCCAGAGCGTGTTCGCCGACAAAGCCGGCATGGTGTGGGTGCTCGACCCCGCCTCCCCTGGCCTGAAAGGCACCGTGCCCGGTGGCCCCAAGCTGGTAAAAACCGACCCCCAAACCGGCCGCGTTCTGCTCAATATTTCCTTCCCCGAAAGCGTGGCCCCCCGCAAGTCTTACCTTAACGACGTGCGAATTGATTTGCAGAACAACTACGCCTACATCACCGAGTCCGGCATTGGCGGCCTGGTCGTGGTCGACTTAAAAACCAACAAATCGCGCCGCCTGCTGGCCAGCCATCCCTCCACCAAGGCTGTGAAAGGCCTGGTGATAAAAGCCGAAGGCCATCCCATGATTGACGCCCAAGGCAAGCCAGCT
This region of Hymenobacter sedentarius genomic DNA includes:
- a CDS encoding SHOCT domain-containing protein, translating into MENPSSPLDTLRQLKEMLDAGALTPSEFEALKQRLVFTAPSVSPPAPTATEPVAPAPVPAAPIAPVVPPLYQPTAPPSPPAAPPSPPAATQLPRYEDVPLNSTLSAGLPVSARAEPASHAAIPPKPQPIAPEPFPPIEPRVDADARWVANEIPEAEARAPRSPLALILSIGGLLAFLGLVMYLSSSRHPSERISSTSQTAADSLAAPAVETGPQAAPMAPQNTAAPETIRVRPTNPAPPVQRRPAAPVRDSAVVVPPAATAPADSAATP
- a CDS encoding S9 family peptidase, with the protein product MHVSPDGKTVAYTVTKYNLAENKGNADIYTVPVAGGPAQKLTDTPGSESTLNWRPDGKLTYLSGESGTDQLYVINADGSGKAKLSEFPEQGLGNLKYASKANFILYTQDVKSGPTTLDLFPDLPKADAKIIDDLNYRHWNVWDDHLASHVFFQPLGPDGKPTGYGKDVMAGEKFDSPLMPDGGAEQLAFASDGYRLAYTSRKLTGKAEAESTNSDIYLYDIHDGKTVNLSEGLGGYDTEPNFSPDGRQVAWLSMATPGFESDRNGIVVYDFASKKRVDITKGSELSAANVRWSADGKTLYFVAVVTGTEQLFSIPSKGGKIRQITSGPQNYNTFELVGKDRAVANRTTLSAFADLVRLDLKTGKETPLTTINQQELAGIKLGKVEDRRVTTTDGKQMQVYVIYPPDFDPSKKYPTLLYCQGGPQSPITQSQSYRWNFQLMAANGYIVVAPNRRGLPGFGREWNDAISGDWGGQAIRDYFSAIDAISKEPFVDKDRRGCVGASYGGFAVYYMAGHHEGRFKTFIAHDGLYNLTSWYPSTEEMFFAKHDMGGAPWDVPTPKSYQEFNPQLFAKNWDTPILVIQGGKDFRVPEGQAMEAFGTAQLRGIPSRFLYLPNEGHWVLKPQNSVLWQRVFFDWLGRTLKPESGKAAR
- a CDS encoding L-dopachrome tautomerase-related protein; the protein is MAFTHLLRPVGLAVLAATGLQLGSCSSPANNESQSIAVAAGPDSTKAGANSPLRVVAQFSGPQMVGVAVAPGGKIFACFPRWDYNPVYPIAAVGPNNTLTPYPNASWCTWTDSVKNEPQKHWICPQSVFADKAGMVWVLDPASPGLKGTVPGGPKLVKTDPQTGRVLLNISFPESVAPRKSYLNDVRIDLQNNYAYITESGIGGLVVVDLKTNKSRRLLASHPSTKAVKGLVIKAEGHPMIDAQGKPAQFNADGIALSTDNTYLYYCPLTGHTLYRIKTVALRNASLSEAQLGQQVETVGEIPASDGLEIDAANNVYITSFERSALLRRTPAGKIETVAADVRLQWPDTYSFAADGNLYVANSAIHKMASWNKGVEQPHEPFRIFKMPLPK
- a CDS encoding transcriptional regulator — translated: MPQGDKSKYTDKQKRQAEHIEEGYENRGIPKDEAEARAWATVNKKDGGGKQPGGSGRKKPSK